In the genome of Massilibacillus massiliensis, one region contains:
- a CDS encoding RES family NAD+ phosphorylase has translation MIFCNKCFKDSEIAGTITRLNKVGKCTTCGHDNVFLYDTDVDKELADLFDELISIYTPSNSLPENYPKADLKLLTEELKNTWDIYNGLNKSQIYEMITNICKEKYADSPQLFDGLIGISAYKDQDYLKENAILPTNIWRDFVNDLKNKNRFYTKHINTKNLEVFCSYRRKSYKKGDIFFRGRISSEDGFKCSEMSAPPSEKTAAGRANSLGVRCLYLASDMETTVHEVRAGAFDYVTIGKFELTEDVIIVDLRAIDKISPFLPELDCTQYAINKDVLGKINQEMAKPLRRNDSLLEYVPTQYISEFIKSIEYDGIPEYAGIEYGSTLCAGGYNLAMFYPKIFNCIEAETFRIEELNYKRIKV, from the coding sequence ATGATTTTTTGTAATAAGTGCTTTAAAGATTCAGAAATTGCGGGTACAATTACACGTTTAAATAAAGTGGGCAAATGTACAACGTGCGGACATGATAATGTTTTTTTGTATGATACGGATGTTGATAAGGAGTTAGCAGATTTATTTGATGAATTAATCAGTATTTATACACCAAGTAATTCATTGCCAGAAAATTATCCTAAGGCAGATTTGAAATTATTAACTGAAGAATTGAAAAATACTTGGGATATATATAATGGATTGAATAAGTCTCAAATATATGAGATGATAACAAACATATGTAAAGAAAAATATGCTGATTCTCCTCAATTGTTTGATGGGCTTATTGGAATTTCGGCATATAAAGATCAAGATTATCTAAAGGAAAATGCTATCCTACCTACAAATATTTGGAGAGATTTTGTAAATGATTTAAAAAATAAGAATAGATTTTATACTAAACATATTAATACTAAGAATTTAGAGGTTTTTTGTTCCTATAGAAGGAAATCCTATAAAAAGGGAGACATTTTTTTTAGAGGACGTATTTCATCAGAGGATGGATTTAAGTGTAGTGAGATGTCGGCTCCTCCATCTGAAAAGACTGCTGCCGGACGAGCAAATTCGTTAGGGGTAAGGTGTTTATATCTAGCAAGTGATATGGAAACAACTGTGCATGAGGTTCGGGCTGGGGCATTTGATTACGTTACAATTGGAAAATTTGAATTAACGGAAGATGTTATTATTGTTGATTTAAGGGCAATAGATAAGATAAGTCCATTTTTACCAGAGTTGGATTGTACTCAATACGCTATTAATAAAGATGTTCTGGGAAAAATTAATCAAGAGATGGCGAAGCCATTACGGAGAAATGATAGTTTGCTAGAGTACGTTCCAACACAATATATCAGTGAATTCATTAAGAGTATAGAATATGATGGAATTCCAGAATATGCAGGAATAGAGTATGGTAGCACACTGTGTGCAGGGGGCTATAATTTAGCAATGTTTTATCCTAAGATATTCAATTGTATTGAGGCAGAAACTTTTCGAATTGAAGAATTAAATTACAAAAGAATAAAAGTATGA